AGAAGGGACAATTGCCACATTACAAACGGTCGATGCCACTGCTAGAATGGGTGTGCCCTGTCAGGTAGACACGGCTGCGATTCGAGATCGGAGCGTACGGGCATGCGCGTGCTGGTGGTCGACGATCATCCGCTGGTTCGCGACGGGTTGGCATCGCTGCTGAAGTTGCGCGGCTATGATGTGGCCGGCGCAGCGGCCAACGGTGTGCAGGCCGTCGAGTTGGCGCGCGCGCTGCGGCCGGACCTGATCCTGATGGATATCGCCATGCCGGAGATGGACGGCCTGCAGGCCACACGCCTGATCACCGCCGAAAATCCCGAAGCCCGCGTGGTCATGCTGACCGTATCCGACAACGACGACGCGCTTTTCGAGGCGATCAAGGCCGGCGCACGCGGCTACGTGCTGAAGAGCACGGAGACCGAATCGTTCTTTCAGATGCTGACCGGCGTCGCGCGCGGCGAGGAGCCGATCTCGGGCAGCCTTGCGCGCCGCATCCTGGGCGAGTTCGCAACCAACCGCCGCGATGGGCGGGCGCAGCGCGACGACGAGCCGCTGACCGCGCGCGAAATACTGGTGCTCGAACATGTCGCCGAGGGACTGACCAACCGCGACATCGCCGAGCGGATGGCGTTGAGCGAAAACACGATCAAGTATTACCTGAAGAACATCTTGCAGAAACTGCACATGCACAACCGCGCGCAGGCGGCGGCATTTGCGGTGCAATCCGGCATCCTGCATCCGCGGCCGCCATAGACGGCGCGCCGCTGTGCATGCGCCGGGCGGCCAATGCCGGCCCCCGGCCGGAGCCATCTCATGGAGGGATGAACAATGAAGTCCAAATTGACGATGATTGGGCTGGCCGTGATGGCCGTGGTGTGGCTGGCGGGCGCATCCGCCGGCGTGGCGCGCGCCGCCGACAACGGCAGTCTCAAGTCGCTCACGGTCATGGTCTGGCCGGAGTACGACGACCCCCGCGTGCTGGTGCTGTACGAAGGCGAGTTCACCGACGCGACCGCTTTCCCCCGCGATGTGTACTTCTACGTGCCGGCCGGCGCAGCGAACCTGGCCACCGCCTATGCCGATGACAAAGGCGACTTGATCAACACCGATCCAGCCACGCTGGACGCCCCCGTCGATGGCTTCGCGCGCGTAAACGTGAAACTGCCCCGGAGCCGCTTTCACATCGAGTACTACTACGACCCGCTGCCGAAGACCACCGACAAGAAGTTTGACTTCGCGTACAAAGCCGCGCAGCCGACTGGCGCGGTGAACCTGCAGATCCAGCAGCCGCTCAAGGCCGAGAACTTCACGACCGAGCCGGCGGCCGCCAGCCAGGCCGCCTCAAACCACGGCTTCAAGAACCACAACTTCGCTTTTCCATCGATGACGGCCGAGCAGACGTTCAAGGTGAGCGTGCAATACACCAAGACGGACCCGAAGCCGTCCATCGAAAACGTGGCGCAGACGCTGCCCGCCACCACCCCCGGCGCCCCGGCGCCGTCAGGCAGCGCAAGCAGCAGCGCCGATTGGACAACGTACCTGCCCGTGGCGCTTGGCGCGGCCGCACTGGCGCTGGCCGCGCTGGCGTTCTTCGCGTGGCGCTCGCGCCAGGGCGCCGCCCTGCAGCCGGCACACGCCGGACCGCGCCCGCGCCGCAAAGGACGCCCGGCCCCGGCCGCGTCGTACTTCTGCACGAAGTGCGGCAATGGGCTGGACGAGGACGACATGTACTGCCCGGCTTGCGGCACCAAGCGCCGCGCGTGACGCTGTTGATGCCTTCGCAAACGCCCGCGACCGCCGCGAGCGATCTCGAGCCGGTCTCGCCGCTGTCGCACCGCATCTACCTGCTCCAGCAGTTGCTACCGTTCCTGCTGCTGGTCGTGGTGATGATCTATGAGTTGACACGGCACCTGATCTTCCCGGACGAGGCCCACCCGTCGCTGCTGGCGGTGGAGCTGGTCGTCTTCGGAATCACCGGGCCGGCCGCGCTCTGGTTGACACTGAACTGGATTGGCCGCGAGATCAAGGCGCGCGAGGCGGCCGAGGGCGAGGCGGACACGCGCAGCCGAATGATGATGGAGATGCATCACCGCATCAAGAACAACCTGCAAACTGTGGCCGACCTGTTGACGCTGGAGATGGCGCGCACCGACGCCCGTCCGCCCACCGAAAGCCTGCGCGACTCGGTCGCGCGCATCAAGAGCATCGCAGCGGCGCACGAACTGCTGTCGCTGGAGTGGGTCGGCGCGGTGGAAGTGACCGAGCTGGCGCGCCGGGTGGGCGAGAGTGCGCGCAGCGCGATGACGCGGCCCGGTCAGTCGGCCACGCTCACAGTAGACGGCCCGGCGATCTACCTGCCCTCGAAGGCCGCCACGTCGTTCGCGCTGGTGATCAACGAACTGGTCAGCAATGCGAT
This is a stretch of genomic DNA from Chloroflexota bacterium. It encodes these proteins:
- a CDS encoding response regulator transcription factor, whose amino-acid sequence is MRVLVVDDHPLVRDGLASLLKLRGYDVAGAAANGVQAVELARALRPDLILMDIAMPEMDGLQATRLITAENPEARVVMLTVSDNDDALFEAIKAGARGYVLKSTETESFFQMLTGVARGEEPISGSLARRILGEFATNRRDGRAQRDDEPLTAREILVLEHVAEGLTNRDIAERMALSENTIKYYLKNILQKLHMHNRAQAAAFAVQSGILHPRPP
- a CDS encoding zinc ribbon domain-containing protein yields the protein MKSKLTMIGLAVMAVVWLAGASAGVARAADNGSLKSLTVMVWPEYDDPRVLVLYEGEFTDATAFPRDVYFYVPAGAANLATAYADDKGDLINTDPATLDAPVDGFARVNVKLPRSRFHIEYYYDPLPKTTDKKFDFAYKAAQPTGAVNLQIQQPLKAENFTTEPAAASQAASNHGFKNHNFAFPSMTAEQTFKVSVQYTKTDPKPSIENVAQTLPATTPGAPAPSGSASSSADWTTYLPVALGAAALALAALAFFAWRSRQGAALQPAHAGPRPRRKGRPAPAASYFCTKCGNGLDEDDMYCPACGTKRRA
- a CDS encoding sensor histidine kinase, whose product is MPSQTPATAASDLEPVSPLSHRIYLLQQLLPFLLLVVVMIYELTRHLIFPDEAHPSLLAVELVVFGITGPAALWLTLNWIGREIKAREAAEGEADTRSRMMMEMHHRIKNNLQTVADLLTLEMARTDARPPTESLRDSVARIKSIAAAHELLSLEWVGAVEVTELARRVGESARSAMTRPGQSATLTVDGPAIYLPSKAATSFALVINELVSNAMEHGLAGRADGLIEIWLEQGAGALSVQVRDNGAGLPPGFDLRAGTGLGLKIVRNLIEKDMRGTISITEDGGACVDFSIPVLADLPRA